A stretch of Thermodesulforhabdus norvegica DNA encodes these proteins:
- a CDS encoding RsbRD N-terminal domain-containing protein, with product MDWREFLAKNRERIVREWFEHILQTYPEETARFVRSEKNPFLNPVGSAIKEGVEGIIDWMIDEKSRDDELLSFLDRIIRVRAVQGFKPSEAVGFIPSFKLVIRSVSEKSRPSLSEKSIRDIDEVVDSIMLKSFDIYMACRETLYELRVQEVKNRTFRLLQRAGLVYEISDSDESSGSGDPVGEN from the coding sequence ATGGACTGGAGGGAGTTCCTGGCGAAAAACCGGGAACGTATTGTAAGGGAATGGTTTGAACATATCTTACAAACCTACCCGGAAGAGACGGCTAGGTTTGTGCGATCCGAGAAGAACCCTTTTTTAAACCCCGTGGGATCGGCCATAAAAGAAGGCGTAGAAGGCATTATAGACTGGATGATTGACGAAAAATCCAGAGATGACGAACTGCTTTCTTTTCTTGACAGAATCATAAGAGTTCGGGCGGTACAGGGATTCAAGCCTTCTGAAGCCGTGGGCTTCATTCCTTCTTTCAAATTGGTAATCCGTTCCGTTTCTGAAAAATCCAGGCCTTCATTGAGTGAAAAGTCCATCCGGGATATTGACGAGGTTGTTGATTCAATAATGTTGAAGTCCTTTGATATATACATGGCTTGCCGGGAAACGCTCTACGAACTGAGGGTTCAGGAAGTAAAAAACAGAACCTTCAGACTTTTGCAACGGGCAGGGCTGGTGTACGAGATCTCCGATTCGGACGAATCTTCCGGATCGGGAGATCCCGTTGGCGAAAATTAA
- the dsrK gene encoding sulfate reduction electron transfer complex DsrMKJOP subunit DsrK, translating into MAKLPKSNELFESIDHTPPEKWWMDVPVNLKPGNYCYAAKPRLLEEVGLPNPREWNPLDEDWKLPPNWKEIFLEGIKERLERFRTFRLFMDICVRCGACADKCHFFIGSGDPKNMPVLRAELLRSIYRKYFTVGGKMFGRRGGARELTEDVFKEIWHYAFQCTECRRCSVFCPYGIDTAEVTIIARELINLLGCNIDWIMGPVANCYRTGNHLGIQPHAFRDMIEFFCDEIEEVTGIRPEPTFNRKGAEILFVTPSGDVFADPGTYTCMGYLMLFHELGLDYTWSTYASEGGNFGFFTSHEMAKRLYYKIYSEAKRLGVKYIIGGECGHMWRLVHQYLNTWWGPPDFLEVPVSPITGTKFEHAKATKMIHIVEFTADLIRHGKLKLDPSRNDHLSVTFHDSCNVSRGMGMFEEPRYVLKHVCNNFYEMPPETIREQTFCCGSGSGLNTDEFMEMRMRGGLPRANAVKHVHDKHGVNMLCCICAIDRAVLTPLMNYWVPGVGVTGLHELVGNALVMEGEKKRTTDLRGEPLPGMEEEVEDEDL; encoded by the coding sequence ATGGCCAAGCTTCCCAAGAGTAACGAGCTTTTTGAAAGCATTGATCATACCCCACCAGAGAAATGGTGGATGGACGTTCCGGTTAACCTGAAACCGGGAAACTACTGTTACGCAGCGAAGCCCAGGCTTCTGGAAGAAGTGGGGCTTCCCAATCCCAGGGAATGGAATCCTCTCGATGAGGACTGGAAACTGCCGCCCAACTGGAAAGAAATTTTTCTGGAAGGTATCAAGGAGCGTCTGGAGCGGTTCAGAACTTTCAGGCTTTTTATGGATATCTGCGTAAGGTGCGGAGCCTGTGCTGATAAGTGCCACTTCTTCATCGGGAGTGGCGATCCCAAGAACATGCCCGTCTTGAGGGCCGAGCTTTTGAGGTCCATTTACCGGAAGTATTTCACCGTGGGCGGTAAGATGTTCGGCCGCAGAGGTGGCGCCCGTGAGCTTACCGAAGACGTATTCAAGGAGATATGGCACTATGCTTTTCAGTGCACCGAGTGTCGTCGATGCTCGGTATTCTGTCCTTACGGAATTGACACGGCGGAAGTCACGATCATAGCAAGGGAACTTATCAATCTGCTCGGTTGCAATATCGACTGGATCATGGGGCCTGTGGCCAATTGCTACCGCACGGGTAACCATCTCGGCATTCAGCCCCATGCCTTCCGGGATATGATCGAATTTTTCTGCGACGAAATCGAAGAGGTTACCGGTATCAGACCCGAACCCACTTTTAACCGCAAGGGTGCAGAGATTTTATTTGTTACACCGTCGGGTGACGTCTTTGCAGATCCCGGAACTTACACCTGCATGGGATATCTCATGCTCTTCCACGAACTGGGTCTGGATTACACCTGGAGCACCTATGCGTCGGAAGGCGGAAACTTCGGTTTCTTCACGTCTCATGAGATGGCGAAACGCCTTTACTACAAGATCTACTCTGAAGCCAAACGTCTCGGCGTCAAGTACATCATTGGCGGTGAATGCGGTCACATGTGGCGCCTCGTACATCAGTACCTGAACACCTGGTGGGGGCCGCCGGACTTCCTGGAGGTGCCGGTTTCACCCATAACGGGCACAAAGTTTGAGCATGCAAAGGCAACCAAGATGATTCATATAGTCGAGTTCACCGCTGACCTCATTCGTCACGGTAAACTCAAACTTGATCCAAGCAGGAACGACCACCTTAGTGTTACCTTCCACGATTCCTGCAACGTATCACGCGGTATGGGCATGTTTGAAGAACCCAGGTATGTTTTGAAGCACGTGTGCAACAACTTTTATGAGATGCCTCCGGAAACCATACGTGAGCAGACCTTCTGCTGTGGAAGCGGTTCCGGTCTGAATACCGACGAGTTCATGGAAATGAGAATGCGTGGTGGATTGCCCAGGGCAAATGCCGTAAAGCATGTCCATGATAAGCACGGCGTGAATATGCTCTGTTGCATCTGCGCAATCGACCGAGCAGTTCTTACACCTCTTATGAACTACTGGGTACCCGGCGTTGGAGTTACCGGTTTGCATGAGCTTGTAGGAAACGCCCTTGTTATGGAAGGCGAAAAGAAACGAACCACGGATCTCCGTGGAGAACCCCTGCCCGGCATGGAGGAGGAAGTAGAAGATGAGGATCTATGA
- the dsrO gene encoding sulfate reduction electron transfer complex DsrMKJOP subunit DsrO translates to MNKDRRTFLKISGACAVGLSALPFVKAVAQEKKGPAYVNLPEAITGKRWAMVVDVPKCQEYQRRHGECTRCSEACHTVHNVPTIEGEEEIKWIWQDTFEHAFPGTAHEYVPEELREGPFILLCNHCANPPCVQVCPTKATFQREDGIVMMDHHRCIGCRYCMAGCPFGARSFNWRDPRPYIKQLNYDFPTRRRGVVEKCTFCPERLAVGLQPACVEACPAKALIFGDLEDPVSEVRRILKEKFTLRRKFELGTYPNVYYIV, encoded by the coding sequence ATGAATAAAGATAGAAGAACATTTTTGAAGATAAGCGGAGCATGTGCTGTTGGGCTTTCGGCGCTACCGTTTGTGAAAGCTGTAGCGCAGGAAAAAAAGGGCCCGGCTTATGTGAACCTGCCCGAAGCCATTACCGGAAAGCGCTGGGCTATGGTAGTGGACGTGCCGAAGTGCCAGGAGTATCAGAGACGGCACGGCGAATGTACCCGCTGTAGTGAGGCCTGTCATACCGTTCATAATGTCCCTACCATAGAAGGCGAAGAAGAAATAAAATGGATATGGCAGGATACCTTTGAACACGCCTTCCCGGGGACGGCTCATGAATACGTGCCTGAAGAGCTCAGGGAGGGACCTTTTATTCTGCTCTGCAACCATTGTGCAAATCCGCCCTGCGTGCAGGTATGTCCCACAAAGGCGACTTTCCAGAGAGAAGACGGCATTGTGATGATGGATCACCACAGGTGCATCGGATGCAGGTACTGCATGGCCGGCTGTCCCTTCGGGGCAAGAAGCTTCAACTGGAGAGATCCTCGTCCTTACATTAAGCAGTTGAATTACGATTTTCCCACACGGCGTCGGGGTGTTGTCGAGAAGTGCACCTTCTGTCCTGAGCGGCTTGCCGTCGGGCTGCAACCGGCCTGCGTTGAAGCATGCCCTGCTAAAGCCCTTATCTTCGGAGACCTTGAAGACCCGGTGTCTGAGGTAAGAAGGATTCTCAAGGAAAAATTCACGCTCCGTAGAAAGTTCGAACTTGGAACTTATCCCAATGTTTATTACATCGTTTAA
- the dsrM gene encoding sulfate reduction electron transfer complex DsrMKJOP subunit DsrM translates to MGMKFALNVVLGLALFVFVGVKLLGLEYLFGVIVPYTAVTLFFLGFIYKVFMWARSAVPFRIPTTTGQQYSLSWIKPSKIDSPYTKWGVVGRMALEILVFRSLFRNTKMMKREGKITYHWEKWLWIAALAFHYSFLVIFLRHLRFFTDPVPGFISFLEQADTFFEMALPGLLMSDIIIVAAATYLLIRRIIIPQVKYVSLPSDYFALFLILALVLSGIFMRYFWRVDIVKIKELTMGLATFHPTVPEGISVFFYMHLFFVSVLFAYFPFSKLMHMPGVFLSPTRNLPNNSRMVRHVNPWDYPVKVHTYEEYEEEFREKMVEAGIPVEKPLEKPVEEQEE, encoded by the coding sequence ATGGGGATGAAATTTGCGCTTAACGTCGTCCTGGGGCTTGCCCTTTTTGTTTTTGTGGGGGTTAAGCTCCTCGGTCTGGAGTACCTTTTCGGCGTAATTGTGCCTTATACGGCCGTTACGCTGTTTTTCCTCGGTTTTATCTATAAGGTCTTTATGTGGGCCAGGTCGGCGGTACCCTTCCGAATTCCCACCACGACGGGTCAGCAATATTCATTGTCCTGGATCAAACCGTCCAAGATCGACAGCCCTTATACGAAATGGGGTGTGGTCGGGCGAATGGCCCTTGAGATTTTGGTATTCCGGTCACTCTTCAGAAACACCAAGATGATGAAGCGAGAAGGTAAGATTACCTATCACTGGGAAAAGTGGCTCTGGATTGCGGCGCTGGCATTTCACTATTCCTTCCTGGTGATTTTTTTGAGGCATCTCAGGTTTTTCACTGATCCAGTGCCCGGTTTTATCAGCTTTCTGGAGCAGGCCGATACGTTTTTTGAGATGGCCCTGCCGGGGCTTTTAATGAGCGATATCATTATCGTAGCTGCGGCTACGTACCTGCTTATCCGGAGAATTATAATACCTCAGGTAAAATACGTTTCCCTGCCCTCGGACTACTTCGCCCTTTTTCTTATTCTGGCTCTGGTTTTGAGCGGTATCTTTATGAGGTACTTCTGGAGGGTTGATATAGTAAAAATTAAGGAATTGACCATGGGCCTTGCGACATTCCATCCCACGGTTCCCGAGGGTATAAGCGTATTCTTTTACATGCATCTTTTCTTTGTAAGTGTGCTTTTTGCTTATTTTCCCTTCAGCAAGCTTATGCATATGCCCGGCGTATTTCTCAGCCCTACCAGAAACCTGCCCAATAACAGCAGGATGGTCCGTCATGTGAATCCGTGGGATTATCCCGTTAAAGTTCACACTTATGAAGAATATGAAGAGGAGTTCAGGGAAAAGATGGTAGAGGCGGGAATTCCGGTAGAGAAACCGCTTGAAAAACCGGTAGAGGAACAAGAGGAGTAG
- the dsrP gene encoding sulfate reduction electron transfer complex DsrMKJOP subunit DsrP — MLDRVFTTAGEQFKRLLLGLLVLMGLGFICYLFQFTKGLTITGMGRDVSWGLYIAQFTFLVGVAASAVMVVLPYYLHNYKVFGRITILGEFLAIAAVSMCLLFIIVDLGMPHRLFNVLRYPTPNSILFWDMIVLNGYLLLNILIGWNVLDAERMGVAPPRWVKPLIYISIPWAISIHTVTAFLYAGLPGRHYWLTAIMAARFLASAFSSGPAFLILLALFIRKRTKFDPGEEAIQALAKIVTYALIISVFFVFLELFTAYYSQIPSHTMHFDYLLFGLHGHAKLVPWTWLSNILAVVALVLLINPNTRKQEQTLKIGCLATFFSLWIEKGITLVIAGFIPNPFERITEYMPTIPEVFITLGVWATGFFILAVLYKIAVAIKEEVAA, encoded by the coding sequence ATGCTGGACAGGGTTTTTACCACTGCAGGAGAACAGTTTAAGAGGTTACTCCTGGGTCTGCTTGTGTTGATGGGCCTGGGCTTTATTTGTTACCTCTTTCAGTTCACCAAGGGTTTGACCATAACCGGTATGGGCCGTGACGTATCCTGGGGTCTTTATATTGCTCAGTTTACCTTTCTCGTCGGTGTTGCGGCATCTGCCGTTATGGTTGTTTTGCCCTATTATCTTCACAACTACAAAGTTTTCGGGCGTATCACGATCTTGGGTGAGTTTCTGGCCATAGCTGCCGTATCAATGTGTTTGCTTTTCATTATAGTCGACCTCGGTATGCCTCACAGGCTTTTTAATGTGCTGAGGTATCCCACCCCCAACTCAATACTTTTCTGGGACATGATCGTTCTTAACGGTTACCTGCTTCTTAATATTCTCATCGGCTGGAATGTGCTGGATGCCGAAAGGATGGGCGTTGCCCCTCCCAGGTGGGTAAAACCTCTCATTTACATTTCCATCCCCTGGGCGATAAGCATTCACACGGTTACGGCTTTCCTGTACGCCGGGCTTCCGGGTCGTCATTACTGGCTCACCGCCATTATGGCTGCTCGTTTTCTTGCATCGGCATTCTCTTCGGGTCCTGCTTTTCTGATATTGCTTGCTCTTTTTATCAGAAAGCGCACCAAGTTCGATCCGGGTGAAGAGGCCATACAGGCTCTGGCAAAGATCGTCACCTATGCCTTGATTATCAGCGTGTTCTTCGTATTCCTTGAGCTCTTTACGGCCTATTACAGCCAGATTCCCAGCCATACGATGCACTTTGACTATCTCCTCTTCGGTCTACACGGTCACGCCAAGCTCGTGCCCTGGACCTGGCTGTCCAACATTCTTGCGGTCGTAGCTCTCGTGCTTCTGATAAATCCGAACACGAGAAAACAGGAACAAACGCTGAAGATCGGATGTCTTGCCACGTTTTTCAGCCTCTGGATTGAGAAAGGTATAACCCTTGTTATCGCGGGATTTATTCCAAATCCCTTTGAGCGTATAACCGAGTATATGCCCACGATACCCGAGGTCTTTATAACACTGGGTGTCTGGGCTACGGGCTTCTTTATCCTTGCCGTTCTGTACAAGATCGCCGTTGCAATAAAGGAAGAGGTTGCAGCCTAG
- a CDS encoding TrpB-like pyridoxal phosphate-dependent enzyme codes for MDITVVLPQKEIPRRWYNVLADLPTPLDPPLHPITKRPVRPEDLEAIFPTKLIEQEVSNERWIDIPEEVLRTYCLWRPTPLRRAYFLEKALGTPARIYVKDESVSPPGSHKPNTAVPQAYYNKMEGTRKICTETGAGQWGSALAFACSRFGLECEVYMVRVSYNQKPCRRRMMEIWGARCIPSPSDRTETGRKILAEDPDSPGSLGIAISEAIEVAVSSKDSKYALGSVLNHVLLHQTIIGLEARKQLESIGEYPDVIIGCAGGGSNFAGLALPFVKDRIEGKEIKIIAVEPASCPTLTKGKFLYDFGDTSGKTPLLPMYTLGHNFMPPPLHAGGLRYHGMAPIVSKLFKEGIIEARAVNQLESFAAGVAWARAEGTIPAPETNHAIAAVIEEAKLAKEEGRERVIVFTFSGHGLLDMGAYEAYLEGGLSNHALSEEEIQKTLKEVNAITRQE; via the coding sequence ATGGATATCACGGTGGTTTTGCCTCAAAAGGAAATACCCCGAAGATGGTACAACGTTCTTGCCGATCTCCCCACCCCTCTCGACCCGCCCCTCCATCCTATCACGAAAAGGCCGGTAAGACCGGAGGATCTGGAAGCAATCTTTCCGACGAAGCTCATAGAGCAGGAAGTCAGCAACGAGAGGTGGATTGACATACCCGAAGAGGTGCTCCGGACCTATTGCCTGTGGCGCCCGACACCACTCAGGCGGGCTTATTTCCTGGAAAAAGCTCTGGGTACCCCTGCTCGCATCTACGTAAAAGACGAAAGTGTAAGCCCGCCCGGAAGTCATAAACCCAACACGGCAGTCCCTCAGGCCTATTACAACAAAATGGAAGGAACTAGGAAGATCTGTACCGAAACCGGTGCGGGTCAGTGGGGAAGCGCCCTTGCCTTTGCCTGTTCACGGTTTGGCCTTGAATGTGAAGTTTACATGGTAAGGGTTAGCTATAACCAGAAACCCTGCAGGCGCAGGATGATGGAAATATGGGGCGCCAGATGCATACCCAGCCCGAGCGATCGGACGGAAACGGGCAGAAAAATTCTGGCAGAAGATCCCGATTCACCAGGAAGTCTCGGCATAGCCATAAGCGAGGCCATTGAAGTCGCCGTGAGTTCTAAAGACTCAAAATACGCCCTTGGAAGTGTCCTCAATCACGTCCTTCTTCACCAAACGATCATCGGTCTGGAAGCCCGCAAGCAGCTGGAAAGCATCGGTGAATACCCGGACGTGATCATAGGCTGTGCCGGAGGCGGAAGCAACTTTGCAGGACTTGCCCTTCCTTTCGTGAAAGATCGAATTGAAGGGAAGGAGATAAAAATCATTGCAGTAGAACCGGCCTCCTGCCCCACTCTCACGAAGGGAAAATTTCTTTACGATTTCGGCGACACATCGGGTAAGACACCTCTCCTACCGATGTACACCCTGGGCCATAATTTTATGCCACCTCCTCTTCATGCCGGAGGTCTTCGTTACCACGGGATGGCACCGATTGTGAGCAAGCTTTTCAAGGAAGGAATAATCGAAGCCAGAGCTGTAAATCAGCTGGAATCCTTTGCAGCCGGAGTTGCCTGGGCACGCGCCGAAGGAACGATTCCTGCTCCCGAGACGAACCACGCAATCGCCGCAGTTATCGAAGAAGCAAAACTCGCAAAAGAAGAGGGCCGTGAAAGGGTTATAGTGTTTACCTTCAGCGGTCATGGGCTACTCGACATGGGTGCTTATGAAGCGTATCTGGAAGGAGGGCTCTCAAATCACGCCCTTTCAGAAGAAGAAATTCAAAAAACATTGAAAGAAGTTAATGCCATCACGAGACAGGAGTAA
- the dsrJ gene encoding sulfate reduction electron transfer complex DsrMKJOP subunit DsrJ, with protein MRIYDAKPILIGLAIFLGLSTFPFWYNGGKAATPPQPSLETPEIQKMEKKECVAARDYMRTSHMVMLNDWRTEVVRNGRRYYVTAGGATYPASLQLACMKCHSNKAQFCDTCHNYIGLKPYCWDCHLEPPQGQQVEQVAKGE; from the coding sequence ATGAGGATCTATGATGCAAAACCCATTCTTATAGGGTTGGCAATATTTCTGGGGCTGAGCACCTTTCCCTTCTGGTACAACGGCGGAAAGGCCGCTACACCCCCGCAACCCAGCCTTGAGACCCCTGAAATTCAGAAGATGGAGAAAAAGGAGTGCGTGGCGGCGAGAGATTACATGAGAACATCTCACATGGTCATGCTCAACGACTGGCGTACCGAGGTTGTGCGTAACGGCAGACGATATTATGTGACGGCCGGTGGGGCAACCTATCCGGCAAGCCTTCAGCTAGCGTGCATGAAATGCCATTCCAACAAGGCGCAGTTTTGCGATACCTGTCATAATTACATCGGTCTTAAACCTTATTGCTGGGATTGCCATCTGGAACCACCGCAGGGTCAACAGGTTGAGCAAGTTGCAAAAGGGGAGTAA
- a CDS encoding hybrid sensor histidine kinase/response regulator, with protein MVDSGTRSKQKILIVDDDPVAGSFLIHALQSRGYQVVYFQHPTDALDCARRESFALAFVDVHMPEMSGLELISLLKRDNPEIEIVLVSGYGSLDDAVKVIKIGINDYLKKPFSIEEVSFCLNRFEERRRISDRLRRTEEKYEQLVQNLPLVIFVLNQNMELTFINKACESLLGYTPYEAIALHRRFPEIIHSEDRERIVSRFRNFFQGECVPFKEECRLVHKKGHTVYTLIQTLPLRSYSEKEPCELEGIIIDITDRVFYERSIVQQEKLKTLGAIATEVAHEIRNPLTSIGGFARRIKAKYPDLREADIILQETHRLEKLLNRIRNYLQPVDLKKVYINANSVIERCYELLQPEMEHKGVTCAMELDENPPYIFVDPNILLQVLINLFKNAIEGSKKHKKFWVRSFVTENHVHIQCATPLEEGITVDCETIFLPFSEGGRSVGLPLSHRLVKNMGGLLTCTQEDHEAVFTVTFPIAKPHECDQSEFNGAEVEGDRSDLQV; from the coding sequence ATGGTGGACAGCGGCACAAGATCGAAACAGAAGATCCTCATTGTGGATGACGATCCGGTGGCGGGTTCTTTTCTCATACACGCACTCCAGAGCAGAGGCTACCAGGTCGTCTACTTCCAGCATCCCACGGATGCCCTTGATTGTGCCAGAAGAGAGTCTTTTGCCCTGGCCTTTGTTGACGTTCACATGCCAGAAATGAGCGGTCTTGAGCTCATTTCTCTTTTAAAAAGGGACAATCCCGAAATAGAGATCGTTCTCGTAAGCGGCTACGGGTCTCTGGACGACGCCGTAAAGGTAATAAAGATCGGCATTAACGACTATCTTAAAAAACCCTTCTCCATAGAAGAAGTATCTTTTTGCCTGAATCGTTTTGAAGAAAGAAGACGCATAAGCGATCGGCTCCGTAGAACGGAAGAGAAGTACGAACAACTGGTGCAAAATCTTCCTCTGGTCATATTCGTTCTGAATCAGAACATGGAGCTTACCTTTATAAATAAAGCCTGTGAAAGCCTGCTGGGTTACACCCCTTATGAAGCCATAGCCCTTCACCGACGATTTCCGGAAATTATTCATTCAGAAGACAGAGAGAGAATAGTCTCGAGGTTCCGGAACTTTTTTCAGGGAGAATGTGTTCCCTTCAAGGAAGAGTGCCGCCTTGTTCACAAGAAAGGTCATACGGTCTATACACTTATTCAGACTTTACCGTTGCGTTCCTATTCGGAGAAGGAGCCCTGCGAACTGGAGGGTATTATAATCGACATCACCGATAGGGTATTTTACGAGCGCTCCATCGTTCAGCAGGAAAAACTGAAAACCCTGGGTGCTATAGCTACCGAGGTTGCCCACGAAATCAGGAATCCTCTCACGTCAATAGGCGGTTTTGCACGCCGAATCAAGGCCAAATATCCGGATCTCCGGGAGGCGGACATTATCCTGCAAGAAACCCACAGGCTGGAAAAGCTCCTCAACCGAATCAGGAACTACCTCCAGCCTGTTGACCTTAAGAAGGTCTACATCAACGCAAATTCCGTAATAGAACGCTGTTACGAGCTTCTGCAACCCGAAATGGAACACAAGGGCGTTACCTGTGCCATGGAGCTGGATGAAAACCCACCCTATATCTTCGTGGATCCCAACATACTTCTTCAGGTATTGATAAATCTCTTCAAAAATGCCATAGAAGGAAGCAAAAAGCACAAAAAGTTCTGGGTTCGCTCCTTTGTGACGGAAAACCACGTTCATATTCAATGTGCAACACCCCTCGAAGAGGGAATTACGGTGGATTGCGAAACGATCTTTCTGCCCTTTTCGGAAGGCGGAAGAAGTGTGGGGCTGCCCCTGTCTCACAGACTCGTAAAAAACATGGGAGGGCTCCTTACGTGCACTCAGGAAGACCATGAAGCGGTTTTTACCGTCACCTTCCCCATAGCAAAACCTCACGAATGTGATCAGAGTGAGTTTAACGGTGCTGAAGTGGAAGGTGACCGATCGGACCTTCAGGTTTGA
- a CDS encoding RnfABCDGE type electron transport complex subunit B: MLSAVLAIGGLGLVAGLGLAVASRIFYVYVDPRIDEVLNVLPGANCGGCGYPGCAGAAEAIVKGEAPPNVCVAGGDEVAAKVAEIMGLEFAGSLPQFAEVGCHFSVEEAEVKYEYEGVMDCRAAVLFDRGQKVCEVGCLGLGTCVRACPFNALKMGEKLPEVDPQKCTGCGTCERVCPKNVIRVIKITQRLTSFNEEGQCLAPCQQVCPAEINIPLYIKKIREGDYEGALMTIKERNPIPLSIGRVCPRPCETACRRQYVDEPVAINYLKRFAADYEMNSGKRYPLAMAPPTDKRVAIVGGGPAGLSAAYFLRRLGHQVTIFEAMPKLGGMLRYGIPEYRLPKKILDWEIEGILKLGIEARTNLKLGRDFTIQSLVAAGYDAILLAIGAWKDTRLRVEGEDLKGCYTGIQFLAMVAQGNPPPIGKRAVVIGGGNTAIDCVRTLLRLGCKDVTIVYRRTRKEMPANEEEIVAAEHEGVKFHFLAAPNRVIGRENGNVTHLEYIKMELGEPDASGRRRPVPIPNSETLLETDMVITAIGQSPDVSFTEVDPRSKDIALTRWNTIDTDPRTLQCKTVPYIFAAGDVYLGPDLVVSAVGTGRRAAVAIHNYLMTGTATIPEKALLGKRIPESEIKEVPGVEKRPRVHQPELPVEARVDNFDEVEHTISEEQALYESARCLFCGITCFHEQPIPEKGLVVLKEKEKAA; this comes from the coding sequence ATGCTTAGTGCCGTTCTTGCCATTGGGGGTCTGGGGCTTGTTGCGGGACTTGGTCTCGCCGTGGCATCGAGGATCTTTTATGTTTACGTGGATCCGAGAATTGATGAAGTGCTTAATGTTCTTCCCGGAGCCAACTGTGGAGGTTGTGGGTATCCCGGCTGTGCAGGCGCTGCTGAAGCGATAGTCAAGGGCGAGGCTCCTCCAAATGTTTGTGTTGCCGGGGGAGATGAAGTCGCTGCAAAGGTTGCGGAGATAATGGGGCTTGAGTTTGCCGGGTCTCTACCTCAATTTGCCGAAGTGGGCTGTCACTTCAGTGTGGAAGAGGCGGAGGTCAAGTACGAATACGAAGGAGTTATGGACTGCCGTGCGGCAGTACTCTTCGACCGCGGTCAGAAGGTCTGTGAAGTAGGGTGTCTTGGCCTCGGAACCTGTGTAAGGGCCTGTCCTTTCAATGCCCTCAAGATGGGGGAAAAGCTTCCGGAGGTGGATCCTCAAAAGTGCACCGGCTGTGGAACCTGCGAAAGGGTATGTCCCAAGAATGTTATTCGGGTAATAAAGATCACTCAGAGGCTTACTTCCTTCAACGAAGAGGGTCAGTGTCTTGCGCCCTGTCAGCAGGTATGCCCTGCCGAAATAAACATTCCTCTTTATATTAAAAAGATTCGCGAAGGTGATTACGAAGGGGCTCTTATGACCATAAAGGAAAGAAATCCAATTCCCCTCAGTATTGGAAGAGTATGCCCCAGACCCTGTGAAACTGCCTGTCGCCGTCAGTATGTGGACGAGCCGGTGGCAATAAATTACCTGAAGCGTTTTGCGGCGGACTATGAGATGAATTCAGGCAAGAGATATCCTCTGGCCATGGCTCCTCCGACAGACAAGCGCGTTGCCATTGTTGGTGGAGGACCTGCGGGGCTCTCGGCCGCTTATTTCCTGAGGCGTCTCGGCCATCAGGTAACGATTTTTGAGGCCATGCCCAAGCTGGGAGGCATGCTCAGGTACGGTATTCCCGAATACCGGTTGCCCAAGAAGATTCTCGACTGGGAAATCGAAGGGATTCTCAAACTGGGCATTGAAGCGCGTACCAACCTGAAGCTGGGCAGAGACTTCACAATTCAGTCTCTCGTTGCGGCCGGCTACGATGCGATACTTCTTGCAATAGGTGCCTGGAAGGACACAAGGCTCAGGGTAGAAGGTGAAGATTTGAAGGGATGCTACACGGGAATTCAGTTTCTTGCCATGGTTGCTCAGGGAAATCCGCCTCCTATAGGGAAACGTGCGGTGGTGATCGGCGGCGGTAACACGGCGATTGACTGCGTGAGGACTCTATTGCGGCTGGGTTGCAAGGATGTAACAATTGTTTACCGTCGTACCAGGAAGGAAATGCCGGCCAATGAAGAAGAAATAGTGGCCGCCGAGCACGAAGGCGTGAAATTCCACTTTCTTGCCGCACCCAACCGGGTGATAGGCCGTGAAAACGGCAACGTGACCCATCTGGAATACATCAAGATGGAACTGGGAGAACCCGACGCCAGCGGCCGTCGCCGCCCCGTTCCGATACCCAATTCGGAAACCCTGCTGGAAACCGATATGGTGATTACGGCCATCGGTCAGTCTCCTGATGTGTCCTTCACAGAGGTTGACCCGCGTTCCAAAGACATTGCTCTTACCCGCTGGAACACGATAGATACCGATCCCAGAACCCTTCAGTGCAAAACGGTTCCGTACATCTTTGCAGCCGGTGATGTTTATCTCGGTCCCGACCTGGTTGTCTCTGCAGTCGGGACGGGAAGGCGTGCAGCCGTGGCCATTCACAACTATCTCATGACGGGAACGGCAACAATTCCCGAAAAAGCGTTGCTCGGAAAGAGAATCCCCGAAAGCGAGATAAAAGAGGTCCCCGGTGTAGAAAAAAGACCCCGTGTCCACCAGCCCGAACTTCCCGTCGAAGCCCGCGTGGACAACTTCGATGAGGTTGAACACACCATAAGCGAGGAACAGGCTCTTTACGAAAGTGCAAGATGCCTTTTCTGTGGAATTACCTGTTTTCACGAGCAGCCCATTCCTGAAAAGGGTCTGGTGGTTTTGAAAGAAAAGGAAAAAGCAGCATGA